In the Candidatus Omnitrophota bacterium genome, CCAAACCCGCGGCCAACCGGCCGACAAGCTCCAATTTTTCCGCGTCCATTAACTGCAGCTGGGTGTTTTGGAGCTCTTCATTGGTCTGTCCCAAATCAGCCATAGTCTGCAGAAGTTTTTTCTCGTTCTCCACGAGCTCCTCGTTCACGGATCTCAGGCGCTCCTCCGCTCTTTCCCGCTCATGCAACGCATCGAGCAATTCCTTCTGGTTGTCGCGAAGCTCCTCGTTTGCGCGCTTAAGACTCTTCTCCGCCCGCTTGCGCACAGTCATTTCATTCACTAAACCTTGATTGGCCATGGCCAGCTCAGCCATGCGTTCGGATACAAGCTTCTCGATCTGGCTTGCGCGGCGCATCCCCATAAAAAGATAGGCGCCCAACAGACCCGAAAGCATCAGCCCGCCCCAAAGAGCAATCCAGGGCTGCACGGACCGGCGCTGGTTTAAGAACTCAGCAGTCGGGGAGCAAGTCAAATACCACTTCCGCCCGCCCACTTTTAGAACATTGCGAACCTCGAATTCCTGTGTCCCGGCGGGAATCAATCCCTTTCCCGGAGGAATGGCCAACTTCCCCCGGCCCAACTCAAAAAGCAGGGACTCTCCGGTCGTGTCTTCCATGCCGGAGAGCAAAACCTGAACACCCCTCAAATTAGTCTGCCCCAAAAGCTCCGTCACCAGATCATCCATCTCCACAAGCCCGATCACATAGCCCCTTAGATTGTCCTCCTCCGATAACTCGGCAGCACTCCCGACGCCCCGGCGGACCGGCAAGAAAACCAATAGGCTGAAGGCTCCGGCATTTTTGATCCCCAGAGCCCGTTGTTCTACGGCAGCCGGAAGTCCCTTGCTTTGGGCCGCTTGCATAGCCAGAGCACAATCGGCATTGGATCCAATATCAAAACCGATCAACTCAGACGCCTCACGCAAGTCAGGCTCCAAAAAATAAACGGGGTAATAGACCTCCCGGGTCTGAGCGGCCCGGTAGCTGCCGTTCGAATCCTTCTCCTTGATCATGAATCCGCCCAGATTCTGACGGGCCGAGGTTTCAAAGGCGCTGCGCACAGATTCCTTCACCTGGGGAGCCCAGCCCATGGCGCGTATCTCGGGTTGGTCGAGCTTGATGCCGAAAACAAATTTTCCAAACTCACGGCTATCCACCGAACTCGTAGCAGCGGAAAAATTACTGGCCGAAAGCAGGGCCGTCAAGGATTCGTCGACACCCTGCTGGAGGCTCTGGACACAGGCGGCAGACAGGCGTTCAAACTCCAAATGCAATTTTTCGGTCTGCGAGTTTTGCACCCAAAAAAAAGCCCCCACCACAAGACCGATAGAGAGCAAGACAACGAGTGTCAACTGGAAATAGCGCAGATAGGCCAGAGTCTTATCCTGGGGCACCGGATAATTCATGATAAGGACTCCGCATAGGCGCGCCCCATGGCCAGGCGTTTGGAAATGGCGGGGTGATCATAGAAGAACCATTCCACAAAAGGATGGGGGGTAGGATCCGCCAAGTTCTGCAAGGCCAATTTCTCCATGCAGGAAATGAAATCCTCTGAGCGTCCTGTGAGACTGAGGGCAAATTGATCGGCCTGCCGCTCCAAAACCCGCGAAAAACCGTTTTGCAAAGGCATCAAGACCAAACTGAGCCCGGTCAAAATCAAACAGATCAGGGGAAAGGCCGCCACACTGCTGACACTCTCAACACCGGCCACGGACAGCCAAAAGGGTTCGCTCAGATGGATCAAATAAAACCCCCCGAGCGCCGCAGCCGTAGAAAGCACCAGGTGTTGCGCAATATGCCGCAGTTTGTGATGCCCGAGTTCGTGCGCTAAAACGACTTCAATCTCCTCTGAGCTGAAGTTCTCCAGCAAGGTATCTCCCAAGACAACCCGTCTGGACCGACCCACTCCCATGAGCGCCGCGTTTGCCTTGCGGGTCTTGGCCCCCATATCCATCTTAAAGGCATTGATCGCAGTCATACCCGTCTTCTCCACTAAATCCATGAGGCGTTTCTTCAGGGACACGTCTTCCAGAGGCGTCAACTTATAGAAGAGTGGGAGGATCAGGACCGGAAAGACACGGGCCAGGAGAACGGTGATCAGCAACCATCCCACGGCAGCCAGGAACCACCAGCTCCGGGAAAAATAGTGCAGGAGAAAGTAAAGCCCTTGCACCATCGCCCCCACGAGCAGCAGGGATAACAGGCTGGACTTGAGCTCATCCTTGAACCAATCGCCCGGACTCTGATTCGAAAGATGATACTCATGCTCCAGCTTAAAGGAGCGATACCATCCCAAGGGCAAGGATACCACCCAGAAAGCCGATGCAAAGACAAGAAAGTAAAGGAAGACCTGGGACCAGAGAAAAAGAGTGTGGGCGTCTGCCCATTGAGCAAGGTCACGGGAGAATCCCGCGAACTGAAATACGGCCAGGAATACAAAACCGATTACAATTTCAATAAGAGAGAGGCGCAAGCGGATTCTGGCATAGTCCTTGGCTTTGTCATCCATATTTCTTATTATATGGGTCTGAAGCAAAATAGGCTACAAACCGATAGAGTGATGAATCGATCCAACACCCGTCCTTCGAATATCTTCTTGATTGCTCTCCTGAGTCTTGCTTTGGGCAGCGTATCCACTGTCTGCGCCCAGGAACCGGAAGTCCATTCTTTCGCAAAGGCTGGGCTTAGTCTTGATGAGGCCTTCCGCCTGGCCTTGGCCCACAATTTTCAGGTCCGTGTCGCCCTTCTCGATCAGCAGGACGCCCGGCAAAACCTCATGCAGGCCCGCTCGCGCTATGACACCACCCTCAATCTCGGCGTGGACTACAGCATGGATAAGAGGGAGCAATCCAGCGTCATCATGGGCACCAAAAGCACCGCAGGACACCTGAGGATGGGCTTGTCCAAGGATCTGCCCACCGGCACTACCTTGGGGCTGGATTGGGTCAACACCCGCAGCACCAGCAGCTCCGGTTTTGTGGCTAACCCCGAACTCTATGACGAACAGCTCAGGCTCTCCGCGCATCAGGACCTGCTGCAGAATTTTGCCGGTATTGTTGACCGGGGGACGGTCCGGCTCACTGAGCTCTCTGTGGATCAGATTGATCTAGACACCCTCAACCGGATCGAAAGCACACTCGCCGAGGTCTCCGACCAATACTATGCGTGGGCTGAGGCAGGGCTGGCTGTTGAAATCCAGGAAATGGCGCTTCAAAAAGCCGAGGAACTCCTGGAG is a window encoding:
- a CDS encoding M48 family metallopeptidase; this encodes MDDKAKDYARIRLRLSLIEIVIGFVFLAVFQFAGFSRDLAQWADAHTLFLWSQVFLYFLVFASAFWVVSLPLGWYRSFKLEHEYHLSNQSPGDWFKDELKSSLLSLLLVGAMVQGLYFLLHYFSRSWWFLAAVGWLLITVLLARVFPVLILPLFYKLTPLEDVSLKKRLMDLVEKTGMTAINAFKMDMGAKTRKANAALMGVGRSRRVVLGDTLLENFSSEEIEVVLAHELGHHKLRHIAQHLVLSTAAALGGFYLIHLSEPFWLSVAGVESVSSVAAFPLICLILTGLSLVLMPLQNGFSRVLERQADQFALSLTGRSEDFISCMEKLALQNLADPTPHPFVEWFFYDHPAISKRLAMGRAYAESLS
- a CDS encoding CHASE domain-containing protein — encoded protein: MNYPVPQDKTLAYLRYFQLTLVVLLSIGLVVGAFFWVQNSQTEKLHLEFERLSAACVQSLQQGVDESLTALLSASNFSAATSSVDSREFGKFVFGIKLDQPEIRAMGWAPQVKESVRSAFETSARQNLGGFMIKEKDSNGSYRAAQTREVYYPVYFLEPDLREASELIGFDIGSNADCALAMQAAQSKGLPAAVEQRALGIKNAGAFSLLVFLPVRRGVGSAAELSEEDNLRGYVIGLVEMDDLVTELLGQTNLRGVQVLLSGMEDTTGESLLFELGRGKLAIPPGKGLIPAGTQEFEVRNVLKVGGRKWYLTCSPTAEFLNQRRSVQPWIALWGGLMLSGLLGAYLFMGMRRASQIEKLVSERMAELAMANQGLVNEMTVRKRAEKSLKRANEELRDNQKELLDALHERERAEERLRSVNEELVENEKKLLQTMADLGQTNEELQNTQLQLMDAEKLELVGRLAAGLAHEVKHPLSVLLMGAEYIRRERTSTDPDNEGIETMLEDMIVAVKRADSIILGLLDFARASTITMLPGDLVPVLENCLTLLKHDFSRYGIKVTTEIQENLPEVVMDRNRIEQVFINLFGNAVRAMPEGGKLLIQVRWERPKDAEARILVRIQDSGVGIPEHVLNRIFEPFFTTRLDSGGTGLGLSIVKNIVEIHHGKIQIENAPEGGAVATVFFPVGKIPEAA